Proteins encoded by one window of Porphyrobacter sp. YT40:
- a CDS encoding DUF3667 domain-containing protein, with amino-acid sequence MSGLGDGIGTVIEGGLLSRAVEPGAGESAGHAAAPVTCANCQTVHSGHFCPECGQNAHIHRSLAAIGHDIMHGVLHLDGKLWETLPLLTFKPGQLTRRYIAGERAKFVSPMAMFLFTVFAMFAVFQMVGIGTPTDLPAEVFGSDNNSTFRNEIRDQIITLEKERVDLPEASPRRAQIDNELKGLNMILSGSPGTLEDAGSGVEVNTGIGWLDKGLIAKWKKNPSLMLYKLQSNGYKFSWLLIPLSIPFVWLMFAWRRQFKAYDHAVFVTYSLSFMSLLFIAMSIISVIPGGAGWAALLFFVSVPLHLYKQLRGAYSLSRLSALWRLSVLLLFSIHIVLTLFLLIVGALGAF; translated from the coding sequence ATGAGCGGGTTGGGTGACGGGATCGGCACGGTGATCGAAGGCGGCCTGCTGTCGCGTGCCGTGGAACCCGGTGCGGGCGAGAGCGCCGGACACGCCGCCGCCCCGGTCACCTGCGCCAATTGCCAGACCGTCCACTCCGGCCATTTCTGCCCCGAATGCGGGCAGAACGCGCATATCCACCGCAGCCTTGCCGCGATCGGGCATGACATCATGCACGGGGTGCTGCACCTCGACGGCAAGCTGTGGGAGACGCTGCCGCTTCTGACATTCAAGCCGGGGCAGCTGACCCGCCGCTATATCGCGGGCGAGCGCGCCAAATTCGTCAGCCCGATGGCGATGTTTCTGTTCACGGTCTTCGCCATGTTTGCGGTGTTCCAGATGGTCGGGATCGGCACTCCCACCGATCTGCCCGCCGAAGTTTTCGGATCGGACAACAACAGCACCTTCCGCAATGAAATCCGCGATCAGATCATCACGCTCGAGAAAGAGCGGGTGGATCTGCCCGAGGCGAGCCCGCGCCGCGCGCAGATCGACAACGAGCTCAAGGGGTTGAACATGATCCTCTCGGGATCGCCGGGCACGCTCGAGGATGCGGGCAGCGGGGTCGAGGTCAACACGGGGATCGGCTGGCTGGACAAGGGCCTGATCGCGAAGTGGAAGAAGAACCCCAGCCTGATGCTCTACAAGCTGCAATCGAACGGGTACAAGTTCAGCTGGCTCCTGATCCCGCTGTCGATCCCCTTCGTGTGGCTGATGTTCGCGTGGCGGCGGCAGTTCAAGGCCTATGATCACGCGGTGTTCGTCACCTATTCGCTCAGCTTCATGTCGCTGCTGTTCATCGCCATGTCGATCATCAGCGTGATCCCGGGCGGGGCAGGCTGGGCGGCGCTGCTGTTTTTCGTGAGCGTGCCGCTGCATCTCTACAAGCAGCTGCGCGGGGCCTACAGCCTCAGCCGGCTCTCCGCGCTCTGGCGGTTGAGCGTGCTGCTGCTGTTCTCGATCCACATCGTGCTGACGCTGTTCCTGCTGATCGTTGGCGCACTGGGCGCTTTCTAA
- the ftsH gene encoding ATP-dependent zinc metalloprotease FtsH translates to MSQPNDPQPQGEGPNPWVKQLMIWGGIFLALLLVVTMFSNAGQSAGTAIRYSDFRAAVAEGEVQDVQMGDDLITGTLKNGEAFSTVPVPNDVEITKLMEDNGVRFTGKQREGQNVLLFILLNSLPFILILGIAFFALRQVQKGGGGGAMGFGKSKAKMLTEKSGRVTFDDVAGIDEAREELQEIVEFLRDPQRFSKLGGQIPKGALLVGSPGTGKTLLARAIAGEAGVPFFTISGSDFVEMFVGVGASRVRDMFEQAKKNAPCIVFIDEIDAVGRSRGHGLGNSNDEREQTLNQLLVEMDGFEANEGIIIIAATNRPDVLDPALLRPGRFDRQVVVPVPDIDGREKILAVHMKKVPLAPDVNPRVIARGTPGFSGADLANLVNEAALLAARRNKRLVAMQEFEDAKDKVMMGAERRSMVMTDDEKKMTAYHEAGHAIVSVHEAASDPIHKATIIPRGRALGMVMRLPERDSYSYHRDKMHANLSVAMGGRVAEEIIFGHDKVSSGASSDIQYATNLARNMVTQWGMSDKLGPLQYEEQSDGYLGMGQAQRTFRSGKTNELIDTEIKGLVEGAHSRATDILKTNEDQLHLLAQALLEYETLTGEEIKTLLENGRIDRPDAPRGPTLVAPPRGSAIPKAGKRFGKGDEAPQGA, encoded by the coding sequence ATGAGCCAGCCAAACGATCCCCAGCCGCAAGGCGAAGGCCCCAACCCTTGGGTCAAGCAGCTGATGATCTGGGGCGGGATCTTCCTCGCCCTGCTGCTGGTGGTGACCATGTTCAGCAACGCCGGCCAGTCGGCGGGCACGGCGATCCGCTATTCCGATTTCCGTGCCGCGGTTGCCGAAGGCGAAGTGCAGGACGTGCAGATGGGCGATGATCTCATCACCGGCACGCTCAAGAACGGCGAGGCCTTCAGCACCGTCCCCGTCCCCAACGATGTCGAAATCACCAAGCTGATGGAAGACAACGGCGTGCGCTTCACCGGCAAGCAGCGCGAGGGGCAGAACGTGCTGCTGTTCATCCTGCTCAATTCGCTGCCCTTCATCCTGATCCTCGGGATCGCCTTCTTCGCGCTGCGTCAGGTGCAGAAGGGCGGCGGCGGCGGCGCGATGGGCTTCGGCAAGTCCAAGGCCAAGATGCTCACCGAAAAGTCGGGCCGCGTGACCTTTGACGATGTCGCCGGCATCGACGAGGCGCGCGAGGAATTGCAGGAAATCGTCGAATTCCTGCGCGATCCGCAGCGCTTCTCCAAGCTTGGCGGCCAGATCCCCAAGGGCGCGCTGCTGGTCGGCTCGCCCGGCACCGGCAAGACGCTGCTCGCCCGCGCCATCGCGGGTGAGGCGGGCGTGCCGTTCTTCACCATTTCGGGCTCGGACTTCGTCGAAATGTTCGTCGGCGTCGGCGCCAGCCGTGTGCGCGACATGTTCGAACAGGCCAAGAAGAACGCGCCCTGCATCGTCTTCATCGACGAAATCGACGCGGTCGGCCGTTCGCGCGGTCATGGCCTCGGCAATTCCAACGACGAGCGCGAGCAGACCCTCAACCAGCTGCTGGTGGAGATGGATGGTTTCGAAGCCAACGAAGGTATCATCATCATCGCCGCCACCAACCGCCCCGACGTTCTCGATCCGGCGCTGCTGCGTCCGGGCCGTTTCGACCGTCAGGTGGTGGTGCCGGTGCCCGATATCGACGGGCGCGAGAAGATCCTTGCCGTTCACATGAAGAAGGTGCCGCTGGCCCCCGACGTGAACCCGCGCGTGATTGCGCGTGGCACGCCGGGCTTCTCGGGCGCTGATCTGGCGAACCTCGTCAACGAAGCCGCGCTGCTCGCCGCGCGCCGCAACAAGCGGTTGGTGGCGATGCAGGAGTTCGAGGACGCCAAGGACAAGGTCATGATGGGCGCGGAACGCCGCTCGATGGTGATGACCGACGACGAGAAGAAGATGACCGCCTATCACGAGGCCGGCCACGCGATCGTCTCGGTCCACGAGGCGGCGTCCGATCCGATCCACAAGGCCACGATCATCCCGCGCGGCCGTGCGCTGGGTATGGTGATGCGTCTGCCGGAGCGTGACAGCTACTCCTACCACCGCGACAAGATGCATGCGAACCTCTCGGTCGCGATGGGCGGGCGCGTGGCGGAAGAGATCATCTTCGGGCACGACAAGGTCAGCTCGGGCGCCTCGTCCGACATCCAGTACGCGACCAATCTGGCGCGCAACATGGTGACCCAGTGGGGCATGTCCGACAAGCTCGGCCCGCTCCAGTACGAGGAACAGTCCGATGGCTATCTCGGCATGGGTCAGGCGCAGCGCACCTTCCGCTCGGGCAAGACCAACGAGCTGATCGATACCGAGATCAAGGGTCTGGTCGAAGGCGCGCACAGCCGCGCCACCGACATCCTCAAGACCAACGAGGATCAGCTTCACCTGCTGGCCCAGGCGCTGCTCGAATACGAAACGCTGACGGGCGAGGAGATCAAGACGCTGCTCGAAAACGGCAGAATCGACCGTCCCGATGCGCCCCGCGGGCCCACGCTGGTCGCGCCGCCGCGCGGCTCGGCGATCCCCAAGGCGGGCAAGCGCTTCGGCAAGGGTGACGAGGCGCCGCAGGGGGCCTGA
- a CDS encoding TetR/AcrR family transcriptional regulator, whose translation MSIDKISVAKKNVKPGRAGRPLDAGKRASILETAARHFFQHGYAATAIEQVAGDAGVSKVTIYNQFGDKRALFAAAVECECEKMRGHFSLETMPAGTIRERLTAIGQAMHGFLFRPEMIQFERRIAAETEHDPAIGVAFLEAGPWRMKQGFAAWLARAAAAGELAIEDPLLAAEQFVSLCKGMGDLERRFGADVSPLERDRRIRGAVEVFLAAYAAPADR comes from the coding sequence TTGTCAATCGACAAAATTTCAGTTGCGAAGAAAAATGTAAAGCCGGGGCGAGCCGGGCGTCCGCTCGATGCGGGCAAGCGCGCGTCGATCCTTGAAACGGCGGCCCGGCACTTCTTCCAGCATGGCTACGCCGCCACCGCGATCGAGCAGGTCGCTGGTGATGCGGGGGTTTCCAAGGTCACGATCTACAACCAGTTCGGCGACAAGCGCGCGCTGTTCGCCGCAGCGGTCGAGTGCGAATGCGAGAAGATGCGCGGGCATTTCTCGCTCGAAACCATGCCGGCCGGCACGATCCGCGAACGCCTGACCGCTATCGGTCAGGCGATGCACGGCTTTCTGTTCCGGCCCGAGATGATCCAGTTCGAACGCCGCATCGCCGCCGAGACCGAGCATGACCCGGCGATCGGCGTGGCTTTCCTCGAAGCCGGCCCGTGGCGGATGAAGCAGGGCTTCGCCGCATGGCTGGCCCGCGCTGCCGCCGCAGGCGAGCTCGCTATCGAAGACCCGCTGCTGGCAGCCGAACAATTCGTGTCGCTGTGCAAGGGAATGGGCGATCTGGAGCGCCGTTTCGGCGCCGATGTGAGCCCGCTGGAGCGCGACCGGCGCATTCGCGGCGCGGTGGAGGTGTTCCTTGCCGCCTATGCCGCCCCTGCCGATCGATAA
- a CDS encoding ABC transporter permease → MLWIAIRMLTGDAQKFYGLLFGIGFSTLLITQQMTIFVNLVERGASGVYNAPEAEVWVMDPVSRTTDVSYAMPGTALDRVRSVPGVEWAVPHLRAQANVRTKDGDLEGVAVIGVDDATLIGLPERMAEGNKSVLFAPDSVVIDDVGVTRLFSNGASPIGERLELNDQRAVIRGISDAIPSFTSTVVLYTRYSNALNFVPGTRNRLSFVLVGVREGETPEAVAARIEAETGLKAETRTEFSQAGVDFIIENTGIPTNFGITVFLGFVVGIAIVGLTFSLFLRDNIKQFGALKAIGVTNAKIVQMVAAQAGLVGMIGYALGVIGTVAFIKGFSGNPFFKGFYIPWQIPLISLVAVVVILAITGFIAIRSVLKTEPASVFR, encoded by the coding sequence GTGCTGTGGATTGCCATCAGGATGCTCACCGGAGACGCCCAGAAGTTCTATGGGCTGTTGTTCGGCATCGGCTTTTCCACCCTGCTCATCACGCAGCAGATGACGATCTTCGTCAATCTGGTCGAACGCGGGGCCAGCGGGGTCTACAACGCGCCCGAGGCCGAAGTGTGGGTGATGGACCCGGTCAGCCGCACCACCGATGTCAGCTACGCCATGCCCGGCACGGCGCTCGACCGGGTGCGGTCGGTGCCCGGCGTGGAATGGGCGGTGCCGCATCTGCGCGCGCAGGCCAATGTGCGCACTAAGGACGGCGATCTCGAAGGTGTCGCGGTGATCGGGGTCGACGATGCGACCCTCATCGGCCTGCCCGAACGCATGGCCGAGGGCAACAAGTCGGTGCTCTTCGCCCCCGACAGCGTGGTGATCGACGATGTCGGGGTGACGCGGCTGTTCTCGAACGGCGCCAGCCCGATCGGCGAAAGGCTCGAACTCAACGATCAGCGCGCGGTGATCCGCGGCATCTCCGATGCGATCCCGAGCTTTACCAGCACCGTGGTACTCTACACCCGCTATTCCAACGCGCTCAACTTCGTCCCCGGCACCCGCAACCGCCTGTCTTTCGTGCTGGTCGGCGTGCGCGAGGGTGAAACTCCGGAGGCAGTCGCCGCGCGGATCGAGGCGGAGACCGGGCTCAAGGCCGAGACGCGCACCGAATTTTCACAGGCCGGGGTCGATTTCATCATCGAGAACACCGGCATCCCGACCAATTTCGGGATCACCGTATTTCTCGGCTTCGTGGTGGGCATCGCGATCGTCGGGCTGACTTTCAGCCTCTTCCTGCGCGACAACATCAAGCAATTCGGCGCGCTGAAGGCGATCGGCGTGACCAACGCCAAGATCGTGCAGATGGTCGCCGCGCAGGCGGGCCTTGTCGGCATGATCGGCTATGCGCTCGGCGTGATCGGCACGGTCGCCTTCATCAAGGGCTTCAGCGGCAATCCCTTCTTCAAAGGCTTCTACATCCCCTGGCAGATCCCGCTGATCAGCCTCGTGGCGGTGGTGGTGATCCTTGCCATCACCGGCTTCATAGCGATCCGATCGGTGCTCAAGACCGAACCGGCCTCGGTGTTCAGGTGA
- a CDS encoding ABC transporter ATP-binding protein, with protein MDTTTIGGCAPEAAICARGITRDFEAGQSTIRVLHGINTDIRPGELTYVVGESGSGKTTLISIMCGILWPTEGEVRVFGTDIYKLSDTELVKFRLNNIGFIFQQYNLIPSIDVASNAAVPLIAQGMPREEAREKAKVLLDKLNIGNQADKLPRQLSGGQQQRVAIARALVHEPRLVVCDEPTAALDASSGRRVMDLLREVAVAPDRACIIVTHDNRIFDLADRIIVLEDGRITHDGTEMPDDH; from the coding sequence ATGGACACCACCACCATCGGCGGCTGCGCCCCCGAAGCGGCGATCTGCGCGCGCGGCATCACCCGCGATTTCGAGGCCGGGCAAAGCACCATTCGCGTGCTCCACGGGATCAATACCGACATTCGCCCGGGCGAGCTAACCTACGTCGTGGGCGAAAGCGGATCGGGCAAGACGACGCTGATCTCGATCATGTGCGGCATCCTGTGGCCGACCGAGGGCGAGGTGCGCGTCTTCGGCACCGACATCTACAAGCTGTCGGATACCGAGCTGGTCAAGTTTCGTCTCAACAACATCGGCTTCATCTTCCAGCAGTATAACCTGATCCCCTCGATCGACGTCGCCAGCAACGCCGCCGTGCCGCTGATCGCGCAGGGGATGCCGCGGGAGGAAGCGCGCGAAAAGGCCAAGGTGCTGCTCGACAAGCTCAATATCGGCAACCAAGCCGACAAGCTGCCGCGCCAGCTTTCGGGCGGACAACAGCAGCGCGTCGCCATCGCCCGCGCGCTGGTGCACGAGCCGCGGCTGGTGGTGTGCGACGAGCCGACCGCCGCGCTCGATGCCTCCTCGGGGCGCCGGGTGATGGACCTGCTGCGCGAAGTCGCGGTCGCGCCCGACCGGGCCTGCATCATCGTCACCCACGACAACCGCATCTTCGATCTCGCCGACCGCATCATCGTGCTCGAGGACGGGCGCATCACCCATGACGGCACCGAGATGCCCGATGACCACTGA